The genomic segment TGATAATATTTCATTTAATGATGTAAAACTTCCTTCTGGAATTATATTACCAAAAGATAATATTTCTTTATCACATATATCACCTATAAAAAATGAAAACTCTTTAAATAATATAATTCCTAAATCAAATATATTAACATTAGGTGATAAAATTACTTCTTTAACTGGAGAGTTTTGATTATGAAAATATATTTATATGATGATACCTTTGAAGGCCTATTAACTTCCATATATGATGCTTTTTACTCAAACGGATCACCTCCAACATCTATATATGGAAAAAGCCAGACAAATACTCCCCTTTTACTAGGGAATATAGTTGAAATTTCTACTGATATTAATAAGTTCAAAAAAGTAAAAAATGCCATTATAAATAAAATTAACTTCCTCTCATTAAAAAAAATATACTTTGCATTTTTAAGTAATTATGAGGACAAAGGAATAATAATATTTAATTATTTAAAGGTAGCCTTTAAACTCGGACCAGATGTTCACGATTTTTTAAATGTAGATGTAATAAGACTTGTAGATAACATTACAAAAAAAGTTTTAAATGAATGTCATAGATTTGAAGGATTTATTAGATTTAATCAAATAGAAGAGAAACTTTTATACTCTTCTATTGAACCAGATAATGACATTTTAGAGATTATTGGAGATCATTTTAAAAATAGATTTCCTAGGGAATATTTTATTATAAACGATATTTCTAGACAAAAGGCTTTAATATATAATACAAATTTTTATGAAATAATAGATATGGATATGGAAACTTATGAAAAACTAAAATTTCACAACGATGAATATACAGACCTTTGGAAAACGTATTTTAAAGCTACTACTATAGAAGAGCGAAAAAATCTTAAACTTCAATGTAGAATGATGCCTAAAAGATATTGGAAGCACATACTAGAAACCAAAATATAATTTACATTCTGCATAAGGTAAGTATTGCTAATCGGGTGAAATATAAAAATACTTGCAAGTATTGAGGACAATTTAATTTTACTGCCCAAAAGACGAAATGGAATATATGTGTTTGCTCCGGTTCCCTGAAGATTTTACTGGGTAATTCTACAATTATAAGTTGCATCCAAAGTGCTTGCTTCAAAGACGACGCTTTGAACAAGCACATTTGGAACAACTTATAATCTAGAATTACAGCCAGCAAAATCTTCTTATGAACACTGTGCAAAAACATATATTCCATTTCTAATTTAGTAGTAAATTAAAGTAAATCTATACTCAAGCAAATATTTTTATATTTCTATTGTTAGCAAATTAATCATATGAAAGAACACACTCAAAACACCCTAATTATCCCATGCCAGGCAAGGAATTCTGCCCACCGCATATAGGATAGGTAATTTTTACTCCTACATATCGTTCAATGTTTAATTCTAAAATTATCGAGTATTTATTAACACTATAGATTTGATAACTCATACAAATAAGTTACTAAATCGCAATCCACCATATTGATTTCTAAGTATTCGCGCCTAGATATAGAAAGAACCTAAATTAAAGCTTATATTTTCAATTACAATACACACTAGAAAGGAAGGTCATGCTTTTGTGGAAGTGTTGCATTGAGTATTTAACTGTAGATATTTCCTTAGCAGAAGTTGTTTCATTTATTGCTTGTCACGAGCTTGCCTCGGGATCATGCAGAAATGATGCAACTTCTTCTATTGGAAATTCGCAATTAAATACTCTAGCAACCTGGAATAAATGCATGACCTTCCTTTCGGTATTTACATATATAACTTTAAGTTCACTCTAGATATCTAGCGTTTCGCCATACCTTTAGTTTGCGTCTTTAATATCTCCATTTACTATAATTTCTAATTCTCCAGTTTCAGGACTCATAATGAGACCATGTACCCTTACGTCGTTAGGTAAAAGAGGATGATCTTTTATCATTTTAACACTTTCTTTTATTGATTCCTCAACAGATTCAAAACCATGAAGCCATCTCTCAACGTTAACTCCTGCGTTATTTAAAGTAGAGAGCGTTTCTTCCTTAATTCCTCTATCTAACATTTTATCAACAAGTTTTTTTGTGTTTAAATTACTCATCCCACAACCATGATGTCCTATTACAAAAACATCTTCTGCTCCAAATTCATATACTGCAACTAATATACTTCTCATTACGCCACCAAATGGGTGCATAACTGTTGCTCCTGCATCTTTTATTATTTTTGCATCCCCATTTTTGATATTCATAGCTTTAGGCAACAATTCTGTTAATCTTGTATCCATACATGATAATATCGCCATCTTTTTCTTAGGTATCTTAGTTGTTACATATTCCTGATAATCTTTGTTCCCCACAAAACTTTCATTATACTTTATTATTTCTTCTAATTTACTCATTTTAGCCCCACTCCTCGTAAATCTAATAATATAATACGTTTTTTTTATTAACTTAATATTAAGTTAACTTGGTTTGATTGTAAAGTTATTTTATATATCTTTTAATTCTTACTTACCCATGTATTCATGATAAGGCAAGCGAATTGAAACTCCTGTCTGATCAAATTTATATTCTGTGTCATAAAGCGGGTTTTTATTAGAAACCAAATTAATTCCAACACTGTAGAGGGCTTTAGCTAATTCATAAGGATCCTGTAGAACAGACCCTGTCATTATTCCTTGTTTAATTAATTCCTGTGCTTCTGGTATTGCATCAACGCCTACCACCGCTATATTAGGAGTCTTACCGCCCTTATTATAGCCATATTCTTGCAATGCTTTAATTGCACCTATAGCCATAGAATCATTATTCGCAATTATAGCCTCAATTTTATTTCCATACTGCAAAAGCAATGTTTTAGTAACATTCCTAGCTTCTTCCTCATTCCAATCACAAACCCTTAATGCAACTTCTTGAGTCTTTATCCCTGAATTATTAATTTTTAATATAGAGTATTTTGTTCTTTTAATTGCCTCTAAATTATTTTGTTCCCCCATTAACATGACATATTGAAGTATATCATCTTTATTTTTATCCATTGCGGTTTTATTTTTATTCCATGCATTTATAATAACTTTTCCTTGTAATAATCCGGCTTCCTCAGCCTCTGTTCCTATATAGCAAGCTTTATTATAAGATCTTACAGAATCTATCGCAACTGGTTCCCTATTAAATAGAATTACTGGAATATTAATTCCTTTTACTTTATTAATAACCGACTGCGTACTCGTTGTCTTGACTAGATTTATCAACAAAAGATCAACATCTTGCTTTTCAATTAAATTATCAATATCTTTATCCTGTATAGATTGATCATTCTTCCCATCATAAAAAATAAATTCAATATTTCCTTGGTTCTCTTTTTGTATTTTTTCTAGATTTTCACGAACTAAAGAAATATAAGCGTCATCAAATCTATATAATAGTACAGCTGCTTTAATAGGCTTTCCTTCAGCAATTCTTGAACTCGCCATAATATTACTTTGATTAATACTTATTAGCACAGCTGCTGCAATCATGATAATAATTATGGTAGTTATTTTTTTAGTCATCTTATGTTAATCCTCCATATTTTTTATTATAAGTTATTTAATCAGCTTAATTAGATATTATCATTACTTATATATCCTTTGTAAGGAATACGTACTGAAACTCCTGTATCATCAAACTTATACGAAGTTCCATCAAGTGGAGGTCTACCATTAACCAAATTCATTCCTATAAGATAAGTCGCTTCTGCCATGCTAGCTGCATCTTGAGGAACAGATCCAGTCATAATTCCTTGATTAATGAGCTGTATCGCTTTCGGTATCCCATCTACACCAACAATTGGTATTGTCCTATTTTTATCTCCACTATTATATCCATACTTTTGCAATGCCTCAATTGCACCTATTGCCATAGCATCATTATTAGAAATTATAACTTCAATTTTATTTGCATTCGATAAGAATAATGCCTCAATAGCATCTTTAGCTAAATTTTCTTCCCAATTACAAACTCTCAAAGCAATTTCTTCCGTCTTAATTCCTGCATCATTGATTGATAAAACAGAATATTTTGTTCTTCCAATTGCCTCTAAGTTGTCGCGTGGTCCCATTAGCATAACATATTGCATTATATTATCTCCATTTTTATCAATAATTTTTTTATCTTTATTCCATAAGTTGGCGAGAATCTCTCCTTGCAGTATTCCTGCTTCTGCTGGATTTGTTCCAACAAAATAAGCTTTGCCATAGGATTTTACGGGTTCCATATTTAGTGGTTCTATATTGAATAAACCTAACGGTACATTTTTTTCTTTAACTCTATCTACAATTGTCCCTACTCCTGTTGGATCTACTAGATTCAGTAATATAATATCTGCATTTCCTGCATTAAGTATTGAATTAACATTTCTGTTTTGTAGTGATTGATCATTCTTGCAGTCATAAAAAGTAAATTCAATATTACCCGGATTATTTTTCTGAATTTCTTCAAAACTTTGCTTAAGTAAAACTGTGTATGGGTCATCTAAAGTATGTAATAATACGCTTGCTCTTACTGGCCTTCCTTCAGCAATTGTTAATTTAGAATCAGCAGCTACTTTATTAAAATTTAGTAGCAAATTTGTTATCATAATTATAGTAGTACCTAATACTAATATCTTTTTAGAATTTCTCATTTTTATCCTCCGCTGATTTATCAAATAGCTTCCTGCTCTTCCTGGCATCTCGATACTTAAGTTTCCTACGAAAATAAAATTATTTTCATAATACTTTGCAAAGACTTTGCCTTCATAGTCATTTTCTATATATAAAAAACACATTAAATTTAATATTTATTTCTTAAATCATTTATTTTATTATGTGTGTAATAAATAACTTTATACTGGTATAAGGCATATTGAATATAATCTAACTATAAATATAGATTCTGATTATAAAAATTTATAAAAATAGAAGTATGCTTATACAAAAAAGGAAGTAAATCGAAAAAGACTTACTTCTTTTTTTGTAATAAATATACTTCTACATTATTCATACATAATATATAATTTTATTTATTTTCTATATATAAATCAACATTATCACTGGTAACCTCTGCGTGTGGAGTCCTAATATACTTTCCTTTCTCAAGTCCCTCTATGGAATTTACATTTCCATGAGAAGCTAATGTATATGCAAGATCGAAGATCGCATTTGCCTGTTTTTTCGAATCGTTTAAAATAGTTCCTATCATAGATCCATTTTTCACTGCCTCTAACGCTTTAGGAAGCCCATCAATCCCTACAACTAGTGGTTTTTTACCGCCTATATTAGCATCATTTATTGCATTTATTGCTCCAAGTGCCATTTCATCATTATTACTAAATACAACTTCTATTTTATCTCCAAAACTTTTAATCCATTGAGACATCTTTGTTGTTGCCTGAGCACTTTGCCAATTTGCCGTATCATCAGCTAATTTCTCTAATTCAATTCCATTTTGAGTTATAGTTTTAATGCAATATTCCGTTCTAATTAAAGAATCTTGGTGTCCCTGCTCTCCTTCAAGCATTACATATTGGATTTTGCCATCTCCATTTTTATCTACCATTCTATTGTCTTTTTTATAGGCATTTATAATTATATTTGCTTGCATCTCACCTGATTGTTGCGCATCTGCTCCAACGTAATAGAGCTTATTCCATCTTTCCATATCTTCCTCTACTGGTTCACGATTAAAGAAAACAATTGGAATATTAGCTGATTTTGCTTTATCAATAATCATAGATGCCGCTGTACGATCAACCATATTTACACATATAACATCGTAATTCTGCGCAACAAATTTATCTACTTGATTACTCTGGTTAATCAAATTTCCTTTTGCATCTGCAACATTAACAATTATTTTATATTTACCTTGAGTTTCTTTCTCTTTCGCTATATCT from the Clostridium beijerinckii genome contains:
- a CDS encoding TIGR03915 family putative DNA repair protein produces the protein MKIYLYDDTFEGLLTSIYDAFYSNGSPPTSIYGKSQTNTPLLLGNIVEISTDINKFKKVKNAIINKINFLSLKKIYFAFLSNYEDKGIIIFNYLKVAFKLGPDVHDFLNVDVIRLVDNITKKVLNECHRFEGFIRFNQIEEKLLYSSIEPDNDILEIIGDHFKNRFPREYFIINDISRQKALIYNTNFYEIIDMDMETYEKLKFHNDEYTDLWKTYFKATTIEERKNLKLQCRMMPKRYWKHILETKI
- a CDS encoding beta-class carbonic anhydrase, with the translated sequence MSKLEEIIKYNESFVGNKDYQEYVTTKIPKKKMAILSCMDTRLTELLPKAMNIKNGDAKIIKDAGATVMHPFGGVMRSILVAVYEFGAEDVFVIGHHGCGMSNLNTKKLVDKMLDRGIKEETLSTLNNAGVNVERWLHGFESVEESIKESVKMIKDHPLLPNDVRVHGLIMSPETGELEIIVNGDIKDAN
- a CDS encoding galactose ABC transporter substrate-binding protein, producing MTKKITTIIIIMIAAAVLISINQSNIMASSRIAEGKPIKAAVLLYRFDDAYISLVRENLEKIQKENQGNIEFIFYDGKNDQSIQDKDIDNLIEKQDVDLLLINLVKTTSTQSVINKVKGINIPVILFNREPVAIDSVRSYNKACYIGTEAEEAGLLQGKVIINAWNKNKTAMDKNKDDILQYVMLMGEQNNLEAIKRTKYSILKINNSGIKTQEVALRVCDWNEEEARNVTKTLLLQYGNKIEAIIANNDSMAIGAIKALQEYGYNKGGKTPNIAVVGVDAIPEAQELIKQGIMTGSVLQDPYELAKALYSVGINLVSNKNPLYDTEYKFDQTGVSIRLPYHEYMGK
- a CDS encoding galactose ABC transporter substrate-binding protein; the protein is MRNSKKILVLGTTIIMITNLLLNFNKVAADSKLTIAEGRPVRASVLLHTLDDPYTVLLKQSFEEIQKNNPGNIEFTFYDCKNDQSLQNRNVNSILNAGNADIILLNLVDPTGVGTIVDRVKEKNVPLGLFNIEPLNMEPVKSYGKAYFVGTNPAEAGILQGEILANLWNKDKKIIDKNGDNIMQYVMLMGPRDNLEAIGRTKYSVLSINDAGIKTEEIALRVCNWEENLAKDAIEALFLSNANKIEVIISNNDAMAIGAIEALQKYGYNSGDKNRTIPIVGVDGIPKAIQLINQGIMTGSVPQDAASMAEATYLIGMNLVNGRPPLDGTSYKFDDTGVSVRIPYKGYISNDNI
- a CDS encoding galactose ABC transporter substrate-binding protein, which codes for MRLIKKLSGLLTVVSIFNVLSSCSANVKTGNYSNDIKEIKIGVTLYKQDDAFISEIANNIEDIAKEKETQGKYKIIVNVADAKGNLINQSNQVDKFVAQNYDVICVNMVDRTAASMIIDKAKSANIPIVFFNREPVEEDMERWNKLYYVGADAQQSGEMQANIIINAYKKDNRMVDKNGDGKIQYVMLEGEQGHQDSLIRTEYCIKTITQNGIELEKLADDTANWQSAQATTKMSQWIKSFGDKIEVVFSNNDEMALGAINAINDANIGGKKPLVVGIDGLPKALEAVKNGSMIGTILNDSKKQANAIFDLAYTLASHGNVNSIEGLEKGKYIRTPHAEVTSDNVDLYIENK